A window of the Brassica napus cultivar Da-Ae chromosome A2, Da-Ae, whole genome shotgun sequence genome harbors these coding sequences:
- the LOC125580507 gene encoding F-box protein At3g28330-like → MPLMEKPDNREMDLLTDGLPPIPILLTKIPKISGTESLLEDLYAIILAKLPLTSIITFKRVCKQWKSLVESPFCRDLYLSMHQNSYYSSWSFMCRGCETETMAHYGSDNWCLTRSLGSYISSFLAEKFENREGRVVAYTDVGLILIYVVTNQSFYVANPVSRQCVEILPHNHAMERFWILGIVTRTEDEVVLGYKVVLLEKKKNFTSFLIYSSETGSWSLETVSFPFTFIAQEFNNPISLNGKLHWLAHNPEYKDFLVSFDFYPSGDKGSDRCRVTPFPDLDKTTKFKRACTTCQGFLMYINIVSVAEVDKLCVWRLKSEGWQLVSEISTDIVTAGFDYIPLGMNPFDDKLVYFWRGNMEGQDLLSINLHIGEFMVHEELERSSDGRVLSSVGGPREIEYIKETFYSSFVLPRWLHPFPN, encoded by the coding sequence ATGCCATTGATGGAGAAACCAGACAATAGGGAGATGGATTTGCTCACAGATGGATTACCACCAATCCCTATCCTATTGACGAAGATACCAAAGATCAGTGGAACGGAATCGCTGCTAGAGGATCTGTATGCGATTATACTAGCCAAGTTACCACTAACGAGCATAATCACTTTCAAACGGGTTTGCAAGCAATGGAAATCACTCGTTGAGTCTCCTTTTTGCCGCGATCTTTATCTGTCTATGCACCAAAACTCGTATTATTCTTCTTGGTCGTTCATGTGTAGAGGTTGCGAGACAGAAACCATGGCTCACTACGGATCCGATAACTGGTGTCTTACCCGTTCTCTCGGTTCTTACATCTCGTCTTTTCTAGCCGAAAAGTTCGAGAACCGAGAAGGTAGAGTCGTGGCTTACACCGATGTTGGATTGATATTGATTTACGTTGTCACGAACCAATCTTTCTACGTGGCTAATCCTGTCTCAAGGCAATGCGTAGAGATCCTGCCTCATAATCATGCAAtggaacgtttttggatattgGGGATTGTGACTCGAACTGAGGACGAAGTCGTTTTGGGTTACAAAGTTGTTTtgttagagaagaagaagaactttaCTAGTTTCTTGATATATTCATCTGAGACCGGCTCGTGGAGTCTTGAAACTGTTAGTTTTCCTTTCACTTTCATCGCTCAGGAATTTAACAATCCCATTAGCCTGAACGGAAAGCTTCACTGGCTCGCTCACAATCCGGAGTATAAAGATTTTCTTGTATCCTTCGATTTCTACCCTAGTGGAGACAAGGGTTCTGATCGATGTCGTGTTACACCTTTCCCTGACTTAGACAAAACAACTAAATTCAAAAGAGCTTGCACAACTTGTCAAGGGTTTCTCATGTATATTAACATAGTCTCTGTAGCCGAAGTTGATAAGCTGTGTGTATGGAGGCTAAAGAGCGAAGGATGGCAACTAGTATCTGAAATCTCTACTGATATTGTAACGGCTGGTTTTGATTATATTCCGTTGGGGATGAATCCTTTTGATGATAAACTAGTGTACTTTTGGAGGGGAAACATGGAGGGCCAAGATTTGTTGTCTATTAACTTACACATTGGGGAGTTTATGGTCCACGAAGAGTTGGAACGTAGCAGCGACGGTCGCGTTCTGAGTTCCGTTGGTGGTCCGAGAGAGATAGAATACATAAAGGAAACATTTTATTCCTCGTTCGTTCTCCCGAGGTGGCTGCATCCTTTCCCGAACTAG
- the LOC106369481 gene encoding ABC transporter B family member 15-like isoform X1 gives MGQSEEKETGKKTVKSLRSVRSIFMHADCVDWLLMGLGFIGAVGDGFTTPLVLLITSKLMNNLGGSYLNTETFMQNISKNSVILLYVACGSWVVCFLEGYCWTRTGERQTARMRKKYLRAVLRQDVGYFDLHATSTSDVITSVSSDSFLIQDVLSEKLPNFLVSASTFIGSYIVGFILLWKLALVGLPFVVLLVIPGLMYGQALISISTKIREEYNEAGFVAEQAISSVRTVYAFSGERKTISKFSTALQGSVKLGIRQGLAKGITIGSNGITFAMWGFMSWYGSRMVMYHGAQGGTVFAVAAAVAIGGVSLGGGLSNLKYFFEAASVGERIIEVINKVPKIDSDNPEGQKLENIKGEVEFKHVKFVYPSRPETSIFDDFCLRVPSGKTVALVGGSGSGKSTVISLLQRFYNPVAGEILIDGVSIDKLQVKWVRSQMGLVSQEPALFATSIKENILFGKEDASLDDVVEAAKASNAHNFISELPNGYETQVGERGVKMSGGQKQRIAIARAIIKSPTILLLDEATSALDSESERVVQEALENASIGRTTILIAHRLSTIRNADIISVVQNGHVVETGSHDELMENLDGQYASLVRLQQIEKNDSDVNMSVNVLMGPVSDPSKDLRSRSRVSTLSRSSSANSISGLHTLKNLSGDDKPPLPSFKRLFAMNLPEWKQALYGCVSATLFGAIQPAYAYSLGSMVSVYFLKSHDEIKEKTMIYALSFVGLAVLSLLINISQHYNFACMGEYLTKRIRERMLSKVLTFEVGWFDRDENSSGAICSRLAKDANVVRSLVGDRMALLVQTISAVTIACTMGLVIAWRLALVMIAVQPVIIVCFYTRLVLLKNMSKKAIKTQDESSKLAAEAVSNVRTITAFSSQERIMNMLEKAQETPRRESIRQSWFAGIGLAMSQSLTSCTWALDFWYGGKLIDGGYITAKALFETFMILVSTGRVIADAGSMTTDLAKGSDAVGSVFAVLDRYTSIDPEDPDGYEPERITGRVEFLNVDFSYPTRPDVTIFSGFSINIDAAKSTAIVGPSGSGKSTVIGLIERFYDPVNGVVRIDGRDLRTYNLRALRQHIALVSQEPTLFAGTIRENIIYGRASDKIDEAEIIEAARAANAHDFITALSDGYDTYCGNRGVQLSGGQKQRIAIARAVLKNPSVLLLDEATSALDSQSERVVQDALERVMVGRTSIVIAHRLSTIQNCDMIAVLEKGKLVERGTHSSLLAMGPTGVYYSLVSLQRTSC, from the exons ATGGGTCAATCAGAGGAGAAAGAGACTGGGAAGAAGACGGTGAAGAGTTTGAGAAGCGTAAGATCGATATTTATGCACGCTGACTGTGTAGATTGGTTGCTGATGGGATTAGGGTTTATTGGAGCCGTCGGTGATGGTTTCACAACGCCTCTTGTTCTTCTGATCACCAGCAAGCTTATGAACAATCTTGGTGGTTCCTATTTAAACACAGAAACATTCATGCAAAACATCTCCAAG AACTCTGTAATTTTGCTTTATGTGGCTTGTGGATCTTGGGTGGTCTGTTTCCTTG AAGGATATTGTTGGACAAGAACAGGGGAGAGGCAAACAGCAAGAATGAGAAAAAAGTATTTAAGAGCAGTATTAAGACAGGATGTGGGGTACTTTGATCTTCATGCCACAAGCACTTCTGATGTTATCACAAGTGTCTCTAGTGACAGCTTCCTCATCCAAGACGTGCTTAGTGAAAAG TTACCGAATTTTTTGGTGAGCGCATCAACGTTCATCGGAAGCTACATAGTCGGCTTTATTTTGTTATGGAAACTCGCCTTAGTTGGCTTACCATTCGTTGTCCTATTAGTGATCCCGGGACttatgtacggccaagcccTCATAAGTATTTCAACGAAGATACGTGAAGAGTACAATGAAGCTGGCTTTGTAGCTGAGCAGGCCATATCTTCTGTGCGAACTGTCTATGCGTTTTCAGGGGAGAGGAAGACGATATCAAAGTTTTCAACTGCACTTCAAGGCTCGGTGAAGCTAGGGATTAGACAAGGGCTTGCTAAAGGAATCACCATTGGAAGCAATGGAATCACTTTCGCAATGTGGGGGTTTATGTCTTGGTATGGAAGCCGGATGGTCATGTACCATGGTGCTCAAGGTGGTACGGTGTTTGCAGTTGCCGCCGCTGTTGCCATCGGTGGCGT ATCACTTGGTGGTGGTTTGTCTAATCTGAAATACTTCTTTGAAGCCGCTTCAGTTGGGGAGCGAATCATAGAAGTGATAAACAAAGTTCCCAAGATTGATTCAGACAATCCGGAAGGGCAAAAGCTGGAGAACATTAAAGGAGAGGTTGAGTTTAAGCATGTAAAGTTTGTGTATCCATCGAGACCTGAAACATCAATATTTGACGATTTTTGTCTAAGAGTTCCGTCTGGGAAAACTGTGGCTTTGGTAGGAGGAAGCGGGTCGGGAAAATCAACTGTGATATCTCTTTTGCAGAGGTTTTATAACCCGGTCGCCGGAGAGATTCTTATAGATGGTGTATCCATTGATAAGTTGCAAGTGAAGTGGGTAAGGTCGCAAATGGGTTTAGTTAGCCAAGAGCCTGCACTTTTTGCCACGTCCATAAAGGAGAACATATTGTTTGGTAAGGAGGATGCATCCCTTGATGATGTTGTGGAAGCTGCCAAGGCCTCTAATGCTCATAATTTCATTTCTGAATTACCAAATGGGTACGAAACTCAG GTGGGGGAGAGAGGAGTGAAAATGTCAGGAGGACAAAAGCAGAGAATTGCAATTGCACGTGCAATAATCAAATCACCAACAATTCTCCTTCTAGATGAGGCAACAAGCGCATTGGACTCTGAATCCGAAAGAGTAGTCCAAGAAGCCTTAGAGAATGCATCAATTGGTCGTACAACTATCCTTATTGCCCACCGTCTCTCCACCATTCGTAATGCTGACATTATCTCTGTGGTCCAAAACGGCCATGTTGTTGAGACTGGATCGCACGATGAGCTAATGGAGAACTTAGATGGTCAATATGCTTCACTAGTCCGTTTACAACAGATTGAAAAAAATGACTCAGATGTCAACATGAGTGTCAATGTGCTAATGGGTCCAGTCTCGGATCCTAGCAAAGATTTGAGAAGTAGATCAAGAGTCTCGACTCTTAGCCGGTCAAGCTCTGCCAACTCCATTTCAGGTTTACACACTCTGAAGAATCTGTCTGGAGATGATAAGCCGCCTTTACCATCGTTTAAGAGACTCTTTGCTATGAACTTACCGGAATGGAAACAGGCGTTATATGGTTGCGTAAGTGCAACCTTGTTTGGTGCCATACAGCCGGCGTACGCATATTCTTTGGGGTCGATGGTATCagtatattttttgaaaagccACGACGAGATCAAGGAGAAAACGATGATCTACGCATTATCTTTTGTCGGCTTAGCCGTGCTTTCTTTACTGATCAATATCAGCCAACACTACAATTTTGCATGCATGGGCGAATATTTGACTAAGCGTATCCGAGAACGTATGCTCTCTAAGGTGCTAACCTTTGAAGTCGGTTGGTTCGATCGTGATGAGAACTCAAGCGGTGCCATTTGTTCTAGACTTGCAAAAGATGCTAATGTG GTGAGATCGTTGGTAGGTGACCGGATGGCTTTATTGGTACAAACCATATCAGCTGTAACCATTGCATGCACAATGGGTTTGGTCATTGCTTGGAGGTTAGCCCTAGTGATGATCGCGGTGCAGCCGGTGATTATTGTTTGCTTCTACACTCGACTTGTTCTACTCAAGAACATGTCGAAAAAAGCAATCAAGACTCAGGACGAGAGTAGTAAACTAGCCGCCGAGGCTGTTTCAAACGTCCGGACCATCACAGCCTTTTCATCACAAGAACGTATCATGAATATGTTGGAGAAGGCTCAAGAAACCCCGCGGAGAGAAAGCATACGTCAGTCGTGGTTTGCGGGGATTGGGCTTGCCATGTCGCAGAGCCTCACGTCATGCACGTGGGCGCTAGACTTTTGGTATGGTGGTAAGTTGATAGATGGTGGATACATCACAGCGAAAGCTTTGTTCGAAACGTTTATGATCTTGGTTAGTACTGGTCGGGTTATTGCCGATGCTGGAAGCATGACAACTGATCTAGCCAAAGGTTCGGACGCGGTCGGGTCGGTTTTCGCAGTGTTGGACCGGTACACATCGATTGATCCAGAAGATCCAGATGGATATGAACCGGAAAGAATAACCGGTCGGGTCGAGTTTCTCAACGTGGACTTCTCTTATCCAACTAGACCGGATGTAACGATATTCAGCGGCTTCTCTATTAATATCGACGCAGCAAAGTCGACTGCGATAGTTGGTCCAAGCGGGTCGGGTAAATCCACGGTAATCGGGTTGATCGAACGGTTTTACGACCCGGTTAATGGTGTTGTGAGAATCGACGGTCGAGATTTAAGAACGTACAATCTGAGAGCGCTTCGTCAGCACATAGCTTTGGTTAGCCAAGAGCCAACGTTGTTCGCGGGAACGATACGAGAAAACATCATATACGGAAGAGCGTCGGATAAGATCGACGAAGCAGAGATCATCGAGGCTGCAAGAGCAGCGAACGCTCATGATTTCATCACAGCATTATCGGACGGTTACGACACATACTGCGGGAACAGAGGAGTACAGTTATCCGGTGGTCAGAAACAGAGGATTGCTATCGCTAGAGCGGTGTTGAAGAACCCGTCAGTGTTGCTCCTTGATGAAGCAACGAGTGCTTTGGATAGCCAGTCGGAGCGTGTGGTGCAAGACGCACTCGAGCGCGTGATGGTTGGAAGGACGAGCATTGTTATTGCACATAGACTGAGCACGATACAGAACTGCGACATGATTGCTGTTCTAGAGAAAGGGAAACTCGTGGAACGTGGGACCCATTCATCCTTGCTGGCAATGGGGCCGACAGGTGTTTACTACTCATTGGTTAGTCTCCAGAGAACTTCTTGTTGA
- the LOC106369481 gene encoding ABC transporter B family member 15-like isoform X2, translating into MTRIGNCSQVLMSQDDGFDHVHEKMGQSEEKETGKKTVKSLRSVRSIFMHADCVDWLLMGLGFIGAVGDGFTTPLVLLITSKLMNNLGGSYLNTETFMQNISKNSVILLYVACGSWVVCFLEGYCWTRTGERQTARMRKKYLRAVLRQDVGYFDLHATSTSDVITSVSSDSFLIQDVLSEKLPNFLVSASTFIGSYIVGFILLWKLALVGLPFVVLLVIPGLMYGQALISISTKIREEYNEAGFVAEQAISSVRTVYAFSGERKTISKFSTALQGSVKLGIRQGLAKGITIGSNGITFAMWGFMSWYGSRMVMYHGAQGGTVFAVAAAVAIGGVSLGGGLSNLKYFFEAASVGERIIEVINKVPKIDSDNPEGQKLENIKGEVEFKHVKFVYPSRPETSIFDDFCLRVPSGKTVALVGGSGSGKSTVISLLQRFYNPVAGEILIDGVSIDKLQVKWVRSQMGLVSQEPALFATSIKENILFGKEDASLDDVVEAAKASNAHNFISELPNGYETQVGERGVKMSGGQKQRIAIARAIIKSPTILLLDEATSALDSESERVVQEALENASIGRTTILIAHRLSTIRNADIISVVQNGHVVETGSHDELMENLDGQYASLVRLQQIEKNDSDVNMSVNVLMGPVSDPSKDLRSRSRVSTLSRSSSANSISGLHTLKNLSGDDKPPLPSFKRLFAMNLPEWKQALYGCVSATLFGAIQPAYAYSLGSMVSVYFLKSHDEIKEKTMIYALSFVGLAVLSLLINISQHYNFACMGEYLTKRIRERMLSKVLTFEVGWFDRDENSSGAICSRLAKDANVVRSLVGDRMALLVQTISAVTIACTMGLVIAWRLALVMIAVQPVIIVCFYTRLVLLKNMSKKAIKTQDESSKLAAEAVSNVRTITAFSSQERIMNMLEKAQETPRRESIRQSWFAGIGLAMSQSLTSCTWALDFWYGGKLIDGGYITAKALFETFMILVSTGRVIADAGSMTTDLAKGSDAVGSVFAVLDRYTSIDPEDPDGYEPERITGRVEFLNVDFSYPTRPDVTIFSGFSINIDAAKSTAIVGPSGSGKSTVIGLIERFYDPVNGVVRIDGRDLRTYNLRALRQHIALVSQEPTLFAGTIRENIIYGRASDKIDEAEIIEAARAANAHDFITALSDGYDTYCGNRGVQLSGGQKQRIAIARAVLKNPSVLLLDEATSALDSQSERVVQDALERVMVGRTSIVIAHRLSTIQNCDMIAVLEKGKLVERGTHSSLLAMGPTGVYYSLVSLQRTSC; encoded by the exons ATGACTCGCATAGGGAATTGCTCGCAGGTTTTAATGTCGCAAGATGACGGATTCGATCACGTGCAT GAGAAAATGGGTCAATCAGAGGAGAAAGAGACTGGGAAGAAGACGGTGAAGAGTTTGAGAAGCGTAAGATCGATATTTATGCACGCTGACTGTGTAGATTGGTTGCTGATGGGATTAGGGTTTATTGGAGCCGTCGGTGATGGTTTCACAACGCCTCTTGTTCTTCTGATCACCAGCAAGCTTATGAACAATCTTGGTGGTTCCTATTTAAACACAGAAACATTCATGCAAAACATCTCCAAG AACTCTGTAATTTTGCTTTATGTGGCTTGTGGATCTTGGGTGGTCTGTTTCCTTG AAGGATATTGTTGGACAAGAACAGGGGAGAGGCAAACAGCAAGAATGAGAAAAAAGTATTTAAGAGCAGTATTAAGACAGGATGTGGGGTACTTTGATCTTCATGCCACAAGCACTTCTGATGTTATCACAAGTGTCTCTAGTGACAGCTTCCTCATCCAAGACGTGCTTAGTGAAAAG TTACCGAATTTTTTGGTGAGCGCATCAACGTTCATCGGAAGCTACATAGTCGGCTTTATTTTGTTATGGAAACTCGCCTTAGTTGGCTTACCATTCGTTGTCCTATTAGTGATCCCGGGACttatgtacggccaagcccTCATAAGTATTTCAACGAAGATACGTGAAGAGTACAATGAAGCTGGCTTTGTAGCTGAGCAGGCCATATCTTCTGTGCGAACTGTCTATGCGTTTTCAGGGGAGAGGAAGACGATATCAAAGTTTTCAACTGCACTTCAAGGCTCGGTGAAGCTAGGGATTAGACAAGGGCTTGCTAAAGGAATCACCATTGGAAGCAATGGAATCACTTTCGCAATGTGGGGGTTTATGTCTTGGTATGGAAGCCGGATGGTCATGTACCATGGTGCTCAAGGTGGTACGGTGTTTGCAGTTGCCGCCGCTGTTGCCATCGGTGGCGT ATCACTTGGTGGTGGTTTGTCTAATCTGAAATACTTCTTTGAAGCCGCTTCAGTTGGGGAGCGAATCATAGAAGTGATAAACAAAGTTCCCAAGATTGATTCAGACAATCCGGAAGGGCAAAAGCTGGAGAACATTAAAGGAGAGGTTGAGTTTAAGCATGTAAAGTTTGTGTATCCATCGAGACCTGAAACATCAATATTTGACGATTTTTGTCTAAGAGTTCCGTCTGGGAAAACTGTGGCTTTGGTAGGAGGAAGCGGGTCGGGAAAATCAACTGTGATATCTCTTTTGCAGAGGTTTTATAACCCGGTCGCCGGAGAGATTCTTATAGATGGTGTATCCATTGATAAGTTGCAAGTGAAGTGGGTAAGGTCGCAAATGGGTTTAGTTAGCCAAGAGCCTGCACTTTTTGCCACGTCCATAAAGGAGAACATATTGTTTGGTAAGGAGGATGCATCCCTTGATGATGTTGTGGAAGCTGCCAAGGCCTCTAATGCTCATAATTTCATTTCTGAATTACCAAATGGGTACGAAACTCAG GTGGGGGAGAGAGGAGTGAAAATGTCAGGAGGACAAAAGCAGAGAATTGCAATTGCACGTGCAATAATCAAATCACCAACAATTCTCCTTCTAGATGAGGCAACAAGCGCATTGGACTCTGAATCCGAAAGAGTAGTCCAAGAAGCCTTAGAGAATGCATCAATTGGTCGTACAACTATCCTTATTGCCCACCGTCTCTCCACCATTCGTAATGCTGACATTATCTCTGTGGTCCAAAACGGCCATGTTGTTGAGACTGGATCGCACGATGAGCTAATGGAGAACTTAGATGGTCAATATGCTTCACTAGTCCGTTTACAACAGATTGAAAAAAATGACTCAGATGTCAACATGAGTGTCAATGTGCTAATGGGTCCAGTCTCGGATCCTAGCAAAGATTTGAGAAGTAGATCAAGAGTCTCGACTCTTAGCCGGTCAAGCTCTGCCAACTCCATTTCAGGTTTACACACTCTGAAGAATCTGTCTGGAGATGATAAGCCGCCTTTACCATCGTTTAAGAGACTCTTTGCTATGAACTTACCGGAATGGAAACAGGCGTTATATGGTTGCGTAAGTGCAACCTTGTTTGGTGCCATACAGCCGGCGTACGCATATTCTTTGGGGTCGATGGTATCagtatattttttgaaaagccACGACGAGATCAAGGAGAAAACGATGATCTACGCATTATCTTTTGTCGGCTTAGCCGTGCTTTCTTTACTGATCAATATCAGCCAACACTACAATTTTGCATGCATGGGCGAATATTTGACTAAGCGTATCCGAGAACGTATGCTCTCTAAGGTGCTAACCTTTGAAGTCGGTTGGTTCGATCGTGATGAGAACTCAAGCGGTGCCATTTGTTCTAGACTTGCAAAAGATGCTAATGTG GTGAGATCGTTGGTAGGTGACCGGATGGCTTTATTGGTACAAACCATATCAGCTGTAACCATTGCATGCACAATGGGTTTGGTCATTGCTTGGAGGTTAGCCCTAGTGATGATCGCGGTGCAGCCGGTGATTATTGTTTGCTTCTACACTCGACTTGTTCTACTCAAGAACATGTCGAAAAAAGCAATCAAGACTCAGGACGAGAGTAGTAAACTAGCCGCCGAGGCTGTTTCAAACGTCCGGACCATCACAGCCTTTTCATCACAAGAACGTATCATGAATATGTTGGAGAAGGCTCAAGAAACCCCGCGGAGAGAAAGCATACGTCAGTCGTGGTTTGCGGGGATTGGGCTTGCCATGTCGCAGAGCCTCACGTCATGCACGTGGGCGCTAGACTTTTGGTATGGTGGTAAGTTGATAGATGGTGGATACATCACAGCGAAAGCTTTGTTCGAAACGTTTATGATCTTGGTTAGTACTGGTCGGGTTATTGCCGATGCTGGAAGCATGACAACTGATCTAGCCAAAGGTTCGGACGCGGTCGGGTCGGTTTTCGCAGTGTTGGACCGGTACACATCGATTGATCCAGAAGATCCAGATGGATATGAACCGGAAAGAATAACCGGTCGGGTCGAGTTTCTCAACGTGGACTTCTCTTATCCAACTAGACCGGATGTAACGATATTCAGCGGCTTCTCTATTAATATCGACGCAGCAAAGTCGACTGCGATAGTTGGTCCAAGCGGGTCGGGTAAATCCACGGTAATCGGGTTGATCGAACGGTTTTACGACCCGGTTAATGGTGTTGTGAGAATCGACGGTCGAGATTTAAGAACGTACAATCTGAGAGCGCTTCGTCAGCACATAGCTTTGGTTAGCCAAGAGCCAACGTTGTTCGCGGGAACGATACGAGAAAACATCATATACGGAAGAGCGTCGGATAAGATCGACGAAGCAGAGATCATCGAGGCTGCAAGAGCAGCGAACGCTCATGATTTCATCACAGCATTATCGGACGGTTACGACACATACTGCGGGAACAGAGGAGTACAGTTATCCGGTGGTCAGAAACAGAGGATTGCTATCGCTAGAGCGGTGTTGAAGAACCCGTCAGTGTTGCTCCTTGATGAAGCAACGAGTGCTTTGGATAGCCAGTCGGAGCGTGTGGTGCAAGACGCACTCGAGCGCGTGATGGTTGGAAGGACGAGCATTGTTATTGCACATAGACTGAGCACGATACAGAACTGCGACATGATTGCTGTTCTAGAGAAAGGGAAACTCGTGGAACGTGGGACCCATTCATCCTTGCTGGCAATGGGGCCGACAGGTGTTTACTACTCATTGGTTAGTCTCCAGAGAACTTCTTGTTGA